A single Equus quagga isolate Etosha38 chromosome 8, UCLA_HA_Equagga_1.0, whole genome shotgun sequence DNA region contains:
- the LOC124243552 gene encoding LOW QUALITY PROTEIN: olfactory receptor 5F1-like (The sequence of the model RefSeq protein was modified relative to this genomic sequence to represent the inferred CDS: substituted 1 base at 1 genomic stop codon), which yields MDAINRTTVTEFIFLGFSGVLSLRLTLFVMFLAVYLLSLMGNTLIIFIVVMDSTLQTPMRIFLGNLSFLEIWHTTVTVLNLLATCLSQVVTISVAGCITXYYFFFSVGATECILLAVMAYDRYLAICSPLHCSLLMSIRVCLWFSAGSWIGAFIAPILSTIVISHQNFCGPQKINHFFCDSDPVYKLSCSDTYLAESLSYTCSSIVILSSFLLTMSSYVHVVVTITRLSSREAWKKTFSTCTSHLTVVAIYYGTIIFAYVRPPAKYNFTIGKVVSVFYCVVTPLVNPLIYTLRNKDVKKAFRKVLAQKRWLLTRNMREI from the coding sequence ATGGATGCAATAAACCGAACAACTGTGACAgagttcatttttcttgggttttctgGTGTTCTCTCTCTGCGCCTCACTTTGTTTGTGATGTTTCTCGCTGTCTATCTGCTCTCCCTCATGGGAAACACCCTCATCATTTTCATTGTTGTGATGGATTCCACACTCCAAACACCCATGCGCATTTTCTTAGGAAATTTGTCCTTCCTGGAGATCTGGCACACCACAGTCACAGTGCTTAACTTGTTGGCCACCTGCCTCTCACAGGTTGTCACCATCTCTGTTGCTGGTTGCATAACTTAGTactacttctttttctctgtgggaGCTACAGAGTGCATTCTGCTGGcagtgatggcctatgaccggtACCTGGCCATTTGCAGTCCTCTACACTGCTCGCTCCTCATGAGTATTCGAGTGTGCCTGTGGTTTTCAGCTGGATCTTGGATTGGGGCCTTCATTGCCCCTATCTTATCTACCATAGTCATTTCTCATCAAAACTTTTGTGGCCCTCAGAAGATCAACCATTTCTTTTGTGACTCAGATCCCGTTTATAAACTCTCCTGCTCAGATACATATCTGGCAGAGTCCTTGAGCTACACATGTAGCTCTATCGTGATTCTAAGTTCTTTCCTTCTCACCATGTCGTCCTACGTCCACGTTGTGGTCACAATAACGAGACTGTCTTCCCGGGAGGCTTGGAAGAAAACTTTCTCCACCTGCACCTCCCACCTCACTGTGGTCGCCATCTATTACGGCACCATTATCTTTGCCTATGTCCGTCCTCCAGCCAAGTACAACTTCACCATTGGTAAAGTGGTCTCAGTGTTCTACTGTGTGGTCACCCCACTGGTGAACCCTCTCATATACACCCTGAGaaacaaagatgtgaagaaagCATT